TCTCGAACTCAGGCAGCACGTCCCCGCGCACGATGACGCTCCCGTCGAATGTGACGTTGCCGACGTGGTAGTCGAGATCGCCCTCGACAACAAACGTCTCCTCGACGCAGATCAGCCCGTCGTGGATCTCGATGTGACCGTCGATCTCGGCGCGCAGCTCGCGCTCGTCGGGCGTTACATAGGTACCGAGGCCTTTCGGGAACGGCGCTTCCGGCCAGACGTGGAACTCGATCTCGTCGCCCGTGACATTCCAGCCCGGCTGGCCCTGCGTGGTGTCACCTCTACGGGCGAGCACATCGTCCTTCTTGGCGAAGCTCAGCCGCATCACGTCGCGGAAATCGACCGAGTTGTCGTTCTTGAATGAGACACAGAGGCGGCTTGGGTTGAACTCGTACTCGATCGGCCCGGGCTGTTGGTCATGCGCCGGCTGGCCGTGCGCAATGATGATCGGCAGCCCAGCTTCGTAGGTCCCGTTGAGGATCGACCCGATTGCGTCGTCGAGCAGCCCTCGGACAATGCCCTTGCGGGCGATGCACTCCATCAAGGCCACGCGCTCGATCGGGCCGGGATCGTACTGGATGAAGTAGGCGGTCATGCGGTCCGGCGCCATGTAGAGGCTGACCCTCACGTCCCCGAGCTTGACCACCTCCGGCTCATAGATCACTTGATAGGAGCCTGCTTGCGCCTCGACGAGCTTCTCGCGGGTCAATCCGTGGTAACTCGGCACATGGTGCTTGAGGAGGAAATGCTGGGTGACCTCGAGGAGTTGCCAGTGCAACTCCTCGGGCACAGTGTCCACGCGCAACGAGAACCCCGTCGGCGCATACCGCAGCGTCAGGTACTTCTCCAGTTCCGCCTCGTCGCGCCTGCGGCGGCAGGACTCCTCGTCGTAGGTAATGCTGACCACCGCCTCGGCCTTCGACGCACCCGGCTTATGCTGCGCGGGCTGGACCACCATGACCTTGACGTCCTCGGCATCGAGCCCGAGCGTGCGCAGGCCCAGAGCGGTCGCTTTCTCAACCGTCTCGGCCGTGAACTCCGCGGTTTTCTGTCTGGTCCGGGAAGCCATCCGGTCGGCGCTCCACCTGACGACAGTGTCGTTGTTTCAGAACGTTAGTGGCCCACGGATGCCGGGTTCAAGAAACATGCCAGACGACAGCACGCGACTCCGCCTCGAGTCCCGTGGATGTTACCGGGCCAAGGGCTTCTGACAGCCCGGTTCAACCAAGGCCGGAACCCCGGTGGAATGGGGAATGGGCCACAACTACCACGACCAGAAACGGTTACGGGGATAACTCTGGCGGAGCCAAACCAGAAAGGCTGCGCGAAACCAGCATCCCGCAGTACAAGCGCCCGAATCCACGTCCATAAACCGACTGAATCAAACCCGTGCGGCGCGCCCGCCTCTCACGACCCTGCCGCCGGAGCACGGCAGAAACTGCCGGATGCCGTGGTGTTCCGGCACACCGCATGCCGCGCTTTGCGGCACCCCGAGTGGAACCTTCAGAGACGGGTGTGGACAGAATCAATGGCGACAGGGGCACCCTACCGATCCCCTTGACCGAGGGAGCCCTGCTCTGCACTCTCGCTCCGCAGTTTCCCCTTGCACTGTGGAATCGGCCACCATATGATTACCACACCATGGGCGATTAGCTCAGTTGGTTAGAGCGCATGGATCACACCCATGAGGCCACTGGTTCGAGTCCAGTATCGCCCACCATCCTCCCCTTCCTGATCGCCCCCACTCTCGTAGACATCCCAGAGCGCGCGAAGGGCGATCTCCGAGGACTCCTGGAGAAAGGGAAGAAGGTGCAACCTCTTCGTTGACAACAGGAAACGTGGGTTCACAGCCCTGCGCTCAGGTTACACCTTGCGCAAGGCGGCACCGAGGGGCTGGAGCAAGAACTGGCAACAGGCGTGATCACGAGCGCTGTCGGTTCTTCAGCAAGGACCACCCCCGCGAGATCCTCGATCCCCTGCAAGTTCCGCATGGGGTCGAGGGGATCCAAGAAAGGAATCAGCTTCGGAGGGGGCGCGTGGCGACGGCATATCCTCCTTCTCTCCTCGACCTCGTCTTTGTGGTCCTCAGCGCCGTCGGGAGGCTTGATCGTGCCCGTGATGACGATCCGGCGGCGGCCAGCTTGGCGGTCGTTCGACTCGATGTAGATGTACTTTTGTAGAGGACCTTTGCGGCGCGCGGTATCGACGACCAGCTTGAGGGTAGTCTTCTCGCCGGGCGCAAGGTCCTTCTCGGCCAATATCGTTTTGAAGCAGCCGCCGCACGAGTGCAGCACGCGCCGG
The genomic region above belongs to Verrucomicrobiota bacterium and contains:
- a CDS encoding DUF342 domain-containing protein, whose product is MASRTRQKTAEFTAETVEKATALGLRTLGLDAEDVKVMVVQPAQHKPGASKAEAVVSITYDEESCRRRRDEAELEKYLTLRYAPTGFSLRVDTVPEELHWQLLEVTQHFLLKHHVPSYHGLTREKLVEAQAGSYQVIYEPEVVKLGDVRVSLYMAPDRMTAYFIQYDPGPIERVALMECIARKGIVRGLLDDAIGSILNGTYEAGLPIIIAHGQPAHDQQPGPIEYEFNPSRLCVSFKNDNSVDFRDVMRLSFAKKDDVLARRGDTTQGQPGWNVTGDEIEFHVWPEAPFPKGLGTYVTPDERELRAEIDGHIEIHDGLICVEETFVVEGDLDYHVGNVTFDGSVIVRGDVLPEFEIHAKGNVEVFGTVDDAVIESEGDVIVQYGIFSKGFGRIKAKGDVRAKHTENVAIEARCISVASSAVNCRLTAEEHIELPPHGSVLVGGTAQARDYVCAGVFGSELGMRTDVIVGDPSEYDVQIDELKRQIGQRARRRMDLMQKYELAATNPTVSRQLTPRQRELLGQMLIEAERIDKELPVLRAQLLPLKTKRRRLSVAKCHVGAKLHESTMVRLFSAKRYFTESVDRCSLLFDKDQVRAFPFQDSEIQGDAALAQAALAAASAPAHEPQRA
- a CDS encoding DUF1573 domain-containing protein encodes the protein MNCVVWMPVRFYLCFAIIICLLGWVGACLGAADEAASAAPRLTTPETTWDFGEVTAGEKPEHTFTIENTGDAPLTIRRVLHSCGGCFKTILAEKDLAPGEKTTLKLVVDTARRKGPLQKYIYIESNDRQAGRRRIVITGTIKPPDGAEDHKDEVEERRRICRRHAPPPKLIPFLDPLDPMRNLQGIEDLAGVVLAEEPTALVITPVASSCSSPSVPPCARCNLSAGL